Genomic window (Bosea vaviloviae):
AGCCAGCCATGCGCAAATACGTCTATGAGACCGTCGACGTCTTTACGGAGACCCGTTTCGGGGGGAACCAGCTCGCCGTCTTCACCGATGCGCGCGGTCTCTCGGACACCGAGATGCAGTCGCTTGCGGCGGAGATGAACTATAGCGAGACGACCTTCGTCCTGCCGCCGAGCGATGCCGCCAACGACGCCCGCGTGCGCATCTTCACGCGCAAGCATGAGATGCCGTTCGCCGGCCATCCCAATGTCGGCACCGCCTTCGTCCTGGCCCGTCATGGGCGGGATCGCGACGGTGTGCTGCGCTTCGAGGAGCTGGCCGGACTGGTCGAGGTCAGGATCGCCAGCAATGCGCAAGGTGAGGTTCAGGGCGCCACCATCGCCGCGCCTCAGGCTCTCTCCACGGGGATCGAGCTGCCGGTCGCGGGCATCGCGGCTTGTGCCGGTCTCCAGCCGGCCGATATCGTGGTCGCCAACCATCGCCCTGTCCACGCTTCGGTCGGCGTGTACTTCGTCCTTGCCGAGGTCGTAGCGGAGGCATTGTCGAAGGCGCAGCCCGACATTGCGGCCTTCCGCGCCTTGCGGGAAGCCACGCCCGCGCTCGAGGGCCGGCTCTCGCTGTTCATCTATGCCCGCGACGGTGCCGCGATCCGGGCGCGGATGTTTGCGCCGCTCAGCGATACCTGGGAAGATCCCGCAACCGGCAGCGCCAGCGCCACCACGGCCGCGCTCCTGCTATCCCTTCAGGGCGGCGAGATGGCGGAGTTCACGCTGACGCAGGGCGTCGAGATGGGGCGGCCGAGCCTGCTCAAGCTCAAGGCCTGGCGTGCGCCCGACGGTATCCGCGCCACAGTCGGCGGTTCCTGCGTGCCGGTACTGCGCGGCGAGGCGCTGCTTTAGGGGGGCGCCTGGTCCGGAATGGCGGCGGGATACCGTGCGCTTCAAGCTTCGAAGCCCAGCTCCGCACGGACGCGTTTGCTCAGCTTGTTGGCGATCAATCGATGGCTCTCGCGCAGATAGTCCAGCAAGGCTTCGTCCGGCATCCCCTCATCGGTTCGACGCTGGATCCAGCTCATGCCGCGTGAGGCGAGATAGGGGGCAGGGCGCAGGCCCGGCTGTTCTTTCAGGATGTCGTAGCTCGCCCAGGAGCATTTGAAGGTCACGGCGAAGGGCTCGTCCGCGCTTTCCCTGGCGATCGCGAAGACCTTGCCGCCGACCTTCCAGACATGGGCGTCGCCCCACTGCACGACATGGCTCGTGGCGGGAAGGGCGGCGCAGAAGGCGTCGTATTCGGCGAGGGTCATCGTCGCGCCCTGCTCAGTAGCTCTCGGCGTCGATGCCGAAGCGCTTCGCCGCCGCGCCGATCTGCGACCAGGTCTCGTCGTCGAGCGGAATGCCGGCCTCGGCCCGTTCGATCCGCGTCGCACGCTCCTTGTCGCCTGGTGCGAGGACGGGATTGGCCTCGTCCTGCGGTTTGGCGGCGCGCACAAAGGCGAGATAGCTCTCGATCCGGCCCTTGCGGAGCGAGGCGTCGGGCTCCAGCCGGGCAGGGTCGATCAGCACGCCGAAAAGCGAATTGATGATCCAGCTCTTCTGCGGTTTCTGGTCGATGCGGGCGGCGCCCATCAATCCGGCCGAGAGCAGTTCCGCGATCAGTGAGAGGCCTGCACCCTTATGGTCGCCGAAAGGCAGGAGCGCGCCCAGCGGCAGGTCCGGGATGGCGTGCTGGAAGACGTGCTTGGGGTCGGTGGTCGGCCGGCCCTCGCCGTCGATGATGTAGCCCGGTGGCACCGGCACGCCCTTGTTCAGCGCGACGCGGGCCTTGCCATGGGCCATGCGGCTGGTGGCGAAATCGAGGATGATAGGATCGCCCTCCGGCACCGGAATGCCGATCGCGTGCGGGTTGGTGCCGAAGCGCGCTTCCTTGGCGGCGAAGGGGGCGACGATCGGTGCGCGCCCGGCGACGTTGACCCAGAACAGCGAGATCAATCCAGCCTCGGCGGCGATCTCGGCATAATGGCCGATGCGGCCGATATGGTGGGAATCGAGCAGGTTCAGGATCGCGACACCGCCGGCCTTCGCCATGGCGCCGGCCTGCTCGACTGCGTTGCGGGCGGCGGGCTGGCCGAGTGAGACCTGCGCATCGACGATCAGGAAGGGGGCGGCGTCGAGCCGGGCATGCGGCCTGGATTGTGGCTTCAGATTGCCGTCCGCCAACGACTGGAAATAGAGCGGAATCATGCCGACGCCATGGCTGTCATGGCCGCTCAGATTGGCGAGGACGAGATGGTCGGCGGTCTCGCGCGCCTCGGCTTCCGTCCAGCCGGCCTTGGTGACCATGTCGCGGACGAGGGCGCGGAGCGCTTCGGGGCGGTGCGTGCGGTAGGTCATCGTCTGTCGTCTTCGTCCCTTTTTCGAGGCGGTCACAGTGCATGAGCGAGCGCTCCACGCAATGCGCGCAGTGAAAGGACGGCCGTGCACTCCGGCATCTCGACGTTGCGCTCACCAATCCTTATGTTGTGGACTGCAATCTTGCTTCATCAGGCCTTGAACCTGATCGAGGAGGGACACTCTGATGTTTTCGATTCCCGGCCTGAAGGTCGTTTCGCTGACAGATGCCGCCGCCTCGCGCATCCGCGAGATCATGGCGCAATCGGCGCTCGACAATCCTGACGCTCCGGCGCTCGGCCTGCGGGTCGGCGTCAAGAAGGGCGGCTGCGCCGGCATGGAATACACTTTTGAAGTTGCCAGCGTGCTCGACAAAGGCGACGAGGTCGTCTCCGAGAAGGACGCGACCGTGATCGTCGACGCCAAGGCCGTGCTGTTCCTGCTCGGCACCGAACTCGACTTCAAAACCGATCGCTTCTCCTCGACCTTCGTATTCAACAACCCGAACCAGGTCTCGGCCTGCGGCTGCGGCGAATCGGTCGAGATCAAGCCGCGCGCCGAGAGCGTGCTCGCGGCGCACTGAGCCCGCCGCGATGGATGCCGAAGGCATCCGCGAACTCTTTGCGGATATTCTGCCGGTGCGGGTGCGCAGGCTGTTCGGCGGTCTCGGCGTCTATGACGGTGAGATGATCTTCGCCCTGGTCTTCAAGGGCGACATTTATCTCAAGACCTCGCCCGCGACGCTGGAGCACTTCGTTGCCGCCGGCTGCCGGCCTTTTACCTATGAAGCGCGCAGCCGGGAGCGCGCGCTCGGCTATTGGAGCCTGCCGGATGCCGCGCTGGATGACACCGACACGTTGA
Coding sequences:
- a CDS encoding PhzF family phenazine biosynthesis protein; this encodes MRKYVYETVDVFTETRFGGNQLAVFTDARGLSDTEMQSLAAEMNYSETTFVLPPSDAANDARVRIFTRKHEMPFAGHPNVGTAFVLARHGRDRDGVLRFEELAGLVEVRIASNAQGEVQGATIAAPQALSTGIELPVAGIAACAGLQPADIVVANHRPVHASVGVYFVLAEVVAEALSKAQPDIAAFRALREATPALEGRLSLFIYARDGAAIRARMFAPLSDTWEDPATGSASATTAALLLSLQGGEMAEFTLTQGVEMGRPSLLKLKAWRAPDGIRATVGGSCVPVLRGEALL
- a CDS encoding MmcQ/YjbR family DNA-binding protein, giving the protein MTLAEYDAFCAALPATSHVVQWGDAHVWKVGGKVFAIARESADEPFAVTFKCSWASYDILKEQPGLRPAPYLASRGMSWIQRRTDEGMPDEALLDYLRESHRLIANKLSKRVRAELGFEA
- a CDS encoding malate/lactate/ureidoglycolate dehydrogenase yields the protein MTYRTHRPEALRALVRDMVTKAGWTEAEARETADHLVLANLSGHDSHGVGMIPLYFQSLADGNLKPQSRPHARLDAAPFLIVDAQVSLGQPAARNAVEQAGAMAKAGGVAILNLLDSHHIGRIGHYAEIAAEAGLISLFWVNVAGRAPIVAPFAAKEARFGTNPHAIGIPVPEGDPIILDFATSRMAHGKARVALNKGVPVPPGYIIDGEGRPTTDPKHVFQHAIPDLPLGALLPFGDHKGAGLSLIAELLSAGLMGAARIDQKPQKSWIINSLFGVLIDPARLEPDASLRKGRIESYLAFVRAAKPQDEANPVLAPGDKERATRIERAEAGIPLDDETWSQIGAAAKRFGIDAESY
- a CDS encoding HesB/IscA family protein; translation: MFSIPGLKVVSLTDAAASRIREIMAQSALDNPDAPALGLRVGVKKGGCAGMEYTFEVASVLDKGDEVVSEKDATVIVDAKAVLFLLGTELDFKTDRFSSTFVFNNPNQVSACGCGESVEIKPRAESVLAAH
- a CDS encoding TfoX/Sxy family protein, with amino-acid sequence MDAEGIRELFADILPVRVRRLFGGLGVYDGEMIFALVFKGDIYLKTSPATLEHFVAAGCRPFTYEARSRERALGYWSLPDAALDDTDTLRIWTNLAREAARQKASRLKPRGSRLRPPLP